GCAAATTATTGTAATACCCAAGTACCTTGCATGTTTTGAAAATCTCTGAAGAATCCTCCTTGAGGTACATTGGTAGGCCAGCCAGAGCTGCTGTTCTAGTTGCATAGATGTCGTTTTTGtcctaataaataaataaacaaataaataaatgtatatatatataacataacAATGGCAACTGCCAAGCAAGCAGAATAATAATTAGTATTTTTAAATACCTGTTTTCCATATGCCAACAAAAGCTGCTCCATCCTTTCACCGACCCGTCcagttttcctctttttgtATAGTCCAATCAGCTGAGGAGCATAATCATCCAGTGCAGCATAAAACACATGTGGCAGATTCTGATTGGTGATCCGATGAAATTCAAAGTAGAGCTGAGGAGAATTCCAAAAATATTATAAGCAAAACACAGCATACTATATGAGCAGTAAATGTTATATACGTAGTTGTACTTACCCGTGTCTCATGAAAGAGTGCTGGCCATCTGTCCTTGAGCTCTGATACAGGAGGAGAAGTTGTGACAATCTCTTCACGCCGGAGTGCAAAAGTGCGCATCATATCCTGATGAATGAGAGGGATGTCTCTTCCTGCTGAGGTCTTCTTGAACTCTTCTACCATCTCAAGTCTTCTGGTTTCCAGAGACTCCCTTGTTTCTCCAGAAGGATAAGAAGGAAGGAAGTTGACCTCACCTCTCCTAGGTCTTTTAATATTGGCCCTTGGTGAAGCTCCATCTGGGTTTGTTCTGCTGCGCTTTCCAGCATTCACAGCAACATCCATGATGCCAGCTTTAGCCAACTTCTTTCTTTGGTTTCCCATTTTATATCTCAGGCTATTCTTCCACCCTTCCCACCCAGTGTCAGAATTCCTCTCTTTCAGACAGGGATGTTTTCTAACTAAAGCTTCTGCAGCCTTGCCAATTTGTGTTGTACTAGGGTATGCTTTTAGTTTGTAGATTTCTTCCCCCATTGTCTCaagtatgttgtgtttttgaTCTCGTGTCAGTGTAATTACTTTCCCATCtttatcaaatgctgcattaccCTCTCTTAATACATGTTCCACTTCATAAGAAAATGGCGGAACAATAAAAACCTCTGGCCATCTACTAATACGCTCTGGTGAATCTATGGTATCAGTGCTATCAGTCTGAAGGATTGTGTCATCAGTGCTCGTTGAAATCCGGTCCAGCTCAACTAAACTTTAACAGATGCTATAGCTGGCAGGTCTTCTATTTTAACCAAATTACACAAGGCATTATCAAAATCTGGGTCATGAAACTGAAGCCGAAAGTCGAAGGTAAAATTTAGCCTAGATTTGATCTCATCTATGAGGGCTTGCACACTGTTTGGACGAGATGGCAAAATAAGTTTTTCAGCGTTATCCTTATCAAGGATGACCCTTAGCTTCAATATTCCTGTTGCCTCCATctgaattttttatttctgtaacaGACaggtttcacatattatagtggcattttaatgcatgtttgtgtttacagttatttacaaaatattaattgtgcaaaagtataaaaacatttatgtgAATACAAAAAAACTGAATAGATGAATTACTTTTACATTGGTTCACAAATTGGTGGAATCAGCTGATGTCTCAGTTCTGTTACTTTAGTCAGACACTGGAATGAAATGGTTTGTTGTTAGAATGACTTCATTTGCTATCTTGTAAGCAAAATGCGGCATGTGGTCAGACAGTTGGCACAGAGATTTTACACTGTGACGGAGACCCCTCTGTTGATTCTCTGCTACTTCATATGAACGCAAGTGCTCAACGTAATGAGTGTCATAGTCTttcaagagaaaataaatgttGTTTCTGATGAGCAGTACATTAAGAATCTCTTTGAACTCTGGCAATGCAGCATAAGCACCTGTGCATACAAACATGCCAATTGCAAAGTTTGTGCCATTAATTGTAACCTTTTTTGTTGCATATATTGTgtcactgtcagcaatacctgaaATAAATGATTGTGTATCTGCAGGTAATGATGAAATGTACAAAGACTCCATTTTGGATGTTTGCACAGGTGGTTTGAAAAACTTTGATGAGGACAAATAAAATGCCATCATGCTTTGATGTCTCTCTGCCAAAGTTTTTAGTACATTTTTGTAGTTGTGAGTgtcatgaattatttttttgaaaacctTGTGCTTTCCCTCAAATCTCATTGTCCAAAGATGAACTAAGGGACCAAAGCACTTTATTAAGTGCGGGTAATGCTCGATGTAATGATGCTTTGGCCTGAATCGAACATTAGGAAACACTTCCTGAAAGAGTTGTCTGTGATCTAATATTTTACAGGCCATGTACTGAATGGTCTCGTCACTAAAAGTATGAGACATGGCAAGCTGAACTACGTCCTTTAAATCCATTAGCACTTCCCAAAAAGTGTCTCTTTCTGGAACTTTGGAGCCAATGAGAAAAGGCAACAGTCTAAGAAGGGCATGATTTTCATGCCCGTTCCCACCAATGGTCCCTCGCCTGGCAAAATTTGAGGGTATTGGATGAGGGCGATCAACTTTGTCAGAATGTTGGTATGGAAAGCGCAGAATTGCTCTGTTTAAGTCTTCTAAGGTAAAATATCTCTTAGAAATCAAACCTTTTAAACAATGTGCCAACTCCACTGGAATGACACCTTCAAACAGGTCGTGTAGGAGGTCAGGTGGGAAGCCTGTGACAGGATGGAAGAAAGAGAGATGGTCAGAAAGAACACAGGTGTTTTTAACACCATAGTTTTCCTCAATGTCATCATTCTGAAGCTCTTGCACAAGATTATCATGAGCATCTTTTGTTCTCATTGCATAATTCCCTGTAACagcattttctgtttgcattTCTGTTTGGGTGGCATGACAAAACCTACAGAAATATGTAGACCTGAAACTCTCATTGAAACCAGCAAGTCCATGGGCAGCAAGGTTGTCTGCCACAACAGAGTAGACAGTGCCTTTAAGACATTCACCAAGAGTCTCAATGTAGACACCTACTTCTTCAAGAGTTTTCAGATCATTTAAGAGTGGTGACAACATTTCCTTATACCCAAACTGGCGCACATCATTGGAATTGCACAGCAGAGCAAGCTGAGTGCAGTGTAGAGCAGAACGAGATTTAATTTAACTGGAAAGTTTGCCAGTGTCCAATAAACTGCAAAgactttatgtattttctttgaGGTACCAAGTGGGTTTGCGATTTCAGAATCATCCACATAAAGTATTATTGACAATTTCTGTCCCTCTTGTGACAGTAGAACATTTTCCTGGTAGTAGGATCCATCACAAAATGACATGAAATGTCCAGGAATCTGTGTGGGTGCTTGTTTAATTTCTTCAAgcacatcattttttttcaacaaCAATTGCAAAGATGTGAGAATAGGCACATACATATAAGTGTGCTTTGACGATTCAATTAAATACTCCACAGGTTTGGCATATGGAAAATTTGCTTCGTAATATGATTTCCTCCTCTTTGCTGTAGATAGTGGTCCTTCAGATGTGACACATTTATGTAAAACATTACTATCAGAAACTGCCTGACAAATCTCATCCACCAGTTTGTCCGTATATGTACAGTTGTGCTTTTTCAGTATATCTACAACTGATTTTCTAACCAGAGGTTGTGATAACAAAAACAACTGATCAATATGCTCAATAATCTCCTGTGTTGCTCTCTGGGACACATGGAGAATGGTCTGCATTTTCAAGAAAAATCCAGCCAGATTGTATTGCAACTGCTCATCTAAACCCTCAATTGCACTGATCTCACTGGTGGATGCCACTTGATTGTCATCTGATGACTCTATTGAATCAAGTTGC
The genomic region above belongs to Oreochromis niloticus isolate F11D_XX linkage group LG11, O_niloticus_UMD_NMBU, whole genome shotgun sequence and contains:
- the LOC109199208 gene encoding uncharacterized protein LOC109199208 — translated: MLSPLLNDLKTLEEVGVYIETLGECLKGTVYSVVADNLAAHGLAGFNESFRSTYFCRFCHATQTEMQTENAVTGNYAMRTKDAHDNLVQELQNDDIEENYGVKNTCVLSDHLSFFHPVTGFPPDLLHDLFEGVIPVELAHCLKGLISKRYFTLEDLNRAILRFPYQHSDKVDRPHPIPSNFARRGTIGGNGHENHALLRLLPFLIGSKVPERDTFWEVLMDLKDVVQLAMSHTFSDETIQYMACKILDHRQLFQEVFPNVRFRPKHHYIEHYPHLIKCFGPLVHLWTMRFEGKHKVFKKIIHDTHNYKNVLKTLAERHQSMMAFYLSSSKFFKPPVQTSKMESLYISSLPADTQSFISGIADSDTIYATKKVTINGTNFAIGMFVCTGAYAALPEFKEILNVLLIRNNIYFLLKDYDTHYVEHLRSYEVAENQQRGLRHSVKSLCQLSDHMPHFAYKIANEVILTTNHFIPVSD